A portion of the Nitrospira sp. genome contains these proteins:
- a CDS encoding PilZ domain-containing protein, with protein sequence MDQRRHQRVSVRFHSTFSSVNRVDGDGRVLDLSLCGCGIITPAAVHAGTILTLRIDRPDGDAPLTVQQAVVRWCRDGRIGLEFVTLQPDEWVRLQTLVKDLTRQPYERINETQDDPGA encoded by the coding sequence GGTTTCCGTCCGATTCCACAGCACCTTCTCCTCAGTGAACCGGGTAGACGGGGATGGCCGCGTTTTGGACCTGTCCCTGTGCGGCTGCGGCATCATCACACCCGCCGCAGTGCATGCCGGCACAATTTTGACACTTCGCATCGACCGGCCGGATGGCGATGCGCCCTTGACGGTTCAACAGGCCGTGGTGCGCTGGTGCCGAGACGGGCGTATCGGATTGGAGTTTGTCACCCTGCAGCCGGACGAGTGGGTCCGTCTGCAGACCCTCGTGAAAGACCTCACCCGGCAACCTTACGAACGCATCAACGAGACACAGGACGATCCCGGCGCCTGA